One genomic region from Bacillus sp. SLBN-46 encodes:
- a CDS encoding ABC transporter ATP-binding protein — translation MIRLENITRSFMLGKENVHVLNGISLTIESGEFVAIMGPSGSGKSTLMNIIGCLDKPTEGEYFLAGENVSHYNDKELARVRNQSIGFVFQQFHLLPRLSALKNVELPMIYAGISKKERQARAEEALIKVGLSDRMNHLPNALSGGQKQRVAIARAIVNQPKLILADEPTGALDSKTSIDIMDQFSKLNEEGVTVVVVTHESEVAQYANRTIMVRDGLIQSPTLIDRGMLQ, via the coding sequence ATGATTCGCTTAGAAAATATCACACGATCGTTTATGCTAGGGAAAGAGAATGTACATGTATTAAACGGAATCAGTCTGACGATTGAGTCAGGTGAATTTGTTGCGATTATGGGTCCATCCGGTTCGGGAAAATCCACATTAATGAATATTATTGGCTGTTTGGATAAGCCCACAGAGGGTGAGTACTTTCTTGCTGGTGAAAATGTATCACACTATAACGATAAGGAGTTAGCTAGAGTAAGAAATCAGTCCATCGGCTTCGTTTTTCAACAGTTCCATCTCCTGCCTCGATTGTCCGCTTTAAAAAATGTCGAACTCCCGATGATCTATGCCGGAATTTCAAAAAAAGAACGGCAAGCTCGCGCGGAAGAGGCATTGATTAAAGTAGGCCTGTCAGACCGTATGAACCACCTTCCAAATGCACTATCTGGGGGACAAAAGCAACGCGTGGCGATTGCGAGAGCGATTGTTAACCAGCCAAAGCTAATTTTAGCAGATGAACCGACAGGGGCACTTGATTCAAAAACAAGCATTGACATCATGGATCAGTTTAGTAAGCTAAATGAGGAAGGCGTAACGGTAGTTGTGGTCACACATGAATCTGAAGTTGCTCAATATGCAAACAGGACTATCATGGTAAGGGATGGACTAATCCAATCCCCTACACTAATTGATAGGGGGATGTTGCAATGA
- a CDS encoding efflux RND transporter periplasmic adaptor subunit, whose amino-acid sequence MKKKIWITIGVVSLIILMIGVSVYRQVFAKGPSVKTAQMTQEEISSLLMIPGTVKLQEEQVVYTSPEKGELKDLLVKEGQTVKKGTVLATFQNPQLDLEREQNKLAIESANLKITQLDKKIKQLKEKETTLAEQVGKEEAKKQLAPEREQLEMEKKLANIDLKQASLQKDLLSKRQSELEIKSTIDGMVLLAKDPNASTREASNLEPLIHIGNLEGLTAAGLLSEYDSIKVSSGQKVTLRSDAVPEQEWQGEVTTISVLPQQNQAGLQNGSQAVQYPVTVNISGDTKALKPGFQVIMEIETDKKMAMVLPVASLHDDGDQPYVYVVKDGKARKQKVKTGITSGDKIEILEGVSKDDKVIINGPEQLKDGLEVKVK is encoded by the coding sequence ATGAAAAAGAAAATATGGATTACCATAGGTGTTGTCAGCTTAATCATTTTAATGATTGGAGTAAGCGTCTACCGTCAGGTTTTTGCAAAAGGACCTTCTGTAAAAACCGCACAAATGACACAAGAGGAAATATCCTCTTTATTAATGATTCCCGGCACAGTTAAATTGCAAGAGGAACAAGTGGTTTATACTTCACCAGAAAAAGGCGAATTGAAGGATTTACTCGTTAAAGAAGGGCAGACGGTTAAAAAAGGTACAGTGTTGGCCACATTTCAAAATCCTCAACTCGACCTGGAAAGGGAGCAAAATAAATTAGCCATTGAATCAGCTAATCTAAAAATTACCCAACTAGATAAAAAAATAAAACAGCTTAAGGAAAAAGAAACAACATTAGCTGAACAGGTTGGAAAAGAGGAAGCTAAAAAACAGCTTGCCCCTGAACGTGAGCAGCTTGAAATGGAAAAAAAATTAGCCAATATTGATCTTAAGCAAGCCTCCCTTCAAAAAGATTTGCTTAGTAAACGTCAAAGTGAATTAGAAATTAAGAGTACGATAGATGGAATGGTTTTATTAGCGAAAGACCCAAACGCATCTACAAGGGAAGCATCGAATCTTGAGCCCCTTATACATATCGGAAACCTTGAAGGATTAACTGCTGCTGGACTCTTATCTGAATACGATTCTATAAAGGTAAGCAGTGGACAAAAAGTTACTTTGCGTTCGGACGCAGTACCAGAACAAGAATGGCAGGGAGAAGTCACTACGATTAGTGTCCTTCCACAGCAAAATCAAGCTGGTCTTCAAAACGGCAGTCAGGCAGTGCAATATCCTGTAACGGTTAACATCTCGGGTGATACAAAAGCATTAAAACCAGGGTTCCAGGTCATTATGGAAATTGAAACAGACAAAAAGATGGCCATGGTTCTTCCAGTAGCTTCCTTACATGATGATGGAGATCAGCCATATGTGTATGTTGTCAAGGATGGAAAGGCGCGTAAACAAAAGGTGAAAACAGGTATCACGTCAGGAGATAAGATTGAAATCCTTGAAGGTGTTTCAAAGGATGACAAAGTCATCATAAATGGACCTGAACAACTTAAGGATGGGCTGGAAGTGAAGGTCAAATGA
- a CDS encoding YIP1 family protein → MLISSAIQLAIAKISSSSVTFKQLFSMNTFIMVIGAVGLILNMAIRYAIGGDVEIYVTSLAGLFNQDKAGFLGSIEVFGIWTLILTALGLHKTGQFSKGLAWTIAIIFFLIGIGFGLIGTLLQGAPKL, encoded by the coding sequence GTGTTGATTAGCAGTGCCATCCAATTGGCGATAGCTAAGATTTCGAGTTCATCAGTAACCTTTAAACAGTTATTTTCCATGAATACTTTTATTATGGTCATCGGAGCTGTTGGTCTTATTTTAAATATGGCAATTAGGTATGCGATAGGTGGGGACGTTGAAATATATGTTACTAGTTTAGCAGGATTATTTAATCAAGATAAGGCCGGGTTCCTAGGCTCAATCGAAGTATTCGGTATTTGGACATTAATTTTAACGGCTTTGGGACTTCACAAAACAGGTCAATTCTCAAAGGGGCTTGCTTGGACCATTGCAATTATTTTCTTCTTAATCGGGATTGGTTTTGGTTTAATCGGAACCTTGTTACAAGGCGCGCCAAAACTTTAA
- a CDS encoding aldo/keto reductase, whose product MKYINIANTDIKSSNIIMGNMRLPQLSLSEAENLIRTAMDEGINFFDHADIYGKGKSEEIFSEAIQMNPSIREKMIIQSKCGIRSGFFDFSKEYIISSVDGILKRLNTEYLDILLLHRPDPLMDPAEVAEAFEELHTNGKVKYFGVSNHNPAQIELLQKYIPYKLVVNQLQFSIAHTPMIDSGISLNMNIDQSINRDSSVLEYCRLHDITMQAWSPYQHGFFEGSFLGDVEKYPELNQVIDTIAEKYGVTNTAIATAWITRHPANIQVVLGTTKVERIKDACKGSDIRLTREEWYSIYKAAGNIVP is encoded by the coding sequence GTGAAATACATAAACATTGCCAATACCGATATAAAATCTTCCAATATCATAATGGGAAATATGCGCTTACCTCAGCTGTCTTTGTCTGAGGCTGAAAACTTAATTCGTACTGCAATGGACGAAGGGATTAATTTCTTCGATCATGCAGACATCTATGGTAAAGGAAAAAGTGAGGAGATCTTTTCAGAAGCGATTCAAATGAATCCAAGCATACGTGAAAAGATGATTATCCAAAGTAAATGCGGGATTCGTTCTGGTTTTTTTGATTTCTCAAAAGAGTATATTATTTCGTCTGTTGACGGGATTTTAAAAAGGTTAAACACCGAATACCTCGATATTTTACTACTTCATCGTCCAGATCCATTAATGGATCCTGCTGAGGTTGCTGAGGCCTTTGAAGAACTCCATACGAACGGAAAAGTAAAGTACTTTGGTGTATCGAACCATAATCCAGCCCAAATAGAACTGTTGCAGAAATACATTCCATATAAATTGGTGGTAAACCAGCTACAATTTAGCATTGCGCACACCCCAATGATTGATTCTGGAATTTCATTGAATATGAATATTGATCAATCGATTAATCGGGACAGCAGTGTTTTAGAATATTGCCGTCTACATGACATTACGATGCAAGCATGGTCACCGTACCAGCATGGCTTCTTTGAAGGCTCCTTTTTAGGTGATGTTGAAAAGTACCCTGAGTTAAACCAGGTAATTGATACGATTGCTGAAAAATATGGTGTGACAAATACGGCTATCGCAACAGCATGGATCACACGTCACCCAGCAAATATTCAAGTCGTGCTTGGAACAACAAAAGTAGAGCGGATAAAGGATGCATGTAAAGGATCCGATATCCGATTAACACGAGAAGAATGGTATTCCATCTACAAGGCAGCAGGGAATATCGTACCTTAA
- the odhB gene encoding 2-oxoglutarate dehydrogenase complex dihydrolipoyllysine-residue succinyltransferase, whose translation MIEIKVPELAESITEGTIAQWLINIGDKVTKGDSVVELETDKVNIELNAEYSGVVTKVLKEPGDIVEVGDVIAIIEENTSAGATPSAPTSTPEKTAEVETLNQQSVQPEPELSKAASPIASPAARKLAREMGIDLSQVSSRDPLGRIRPEDVKAHTPTPPVVKEEPKMEKSSQKPVLQQIDEEFDKPVERVKMSRRRQTIAKRLVEVQHTAAMLTTFNEVDMSAIMDLRSQRKDAFYEKHGVRLGFMSFFTKAVVSALKQFPLLNAEIQGDELILKKFYDIGIAVAAPEGLVVPVVRGANQKNFAEIEQDISNLGKKARDNALTLNDLQGGTFTITNGGVFGSLMSTPILNSPQVGILGMHKIQTRPIAIDRERMENHPMMYIALSYDHRIVDGKEAVSFLATVKELLEDPHSLLLEG comes from the coding sequence ATGATTGAAATCAAAGTACCAGAACTGGCAGAATCCATTACAGAAGGAACAATAGCACAATGGCTCATTAATATTGGTGATAAAGTAACTAAAGGTGATAGTGTTGTTGAGCTAGAAACTGACAAAGTTAATATTGAATTAAATGCCGAATACTCAGGTGTAGTAACAAAGGTTTTAAAAGAACCTGGCGATATTGTTGAAGTAGGCGATGTAATTGCTATTATCGAAGAAAATACTAGTGCAGGAGCAACGCCATCTGCTCCAACTTCTACACCGGAAAAAACGGCAGAAGTAGAAACTTTAAATCAACAGAGTGTACAACCTGAGCCTGAACTTTCAAAAGCCGCAAGTCCAATCGCTTCACCAGCGGCAAGAAAATTGGCAAGAGAAATGGGCATCGATTTATCCCAAGTAAGCAGCCGGGATCCACTTGGCAGAATTAGACCTGAAGATGTAAAAGCACATACACCGACACCTCCTGTGGTAAAAGAAGAACCAAAAATGGAAAAATCAAGCCAAAAACCGGTGTTACAACAAATAGATGAAGAATTTGACAAACCAGTGGAACGTGTGAAAATGTCCCGCCGTCGTCAAACTATCGCTAAACGCTTAGTAGAAGTTCAACACACAGCAGCAATGTTGACCACATTTAACGAAGTCGATATGTCGGCTATTATGGACCTACGCAGTCAACGAAAAGATGCCTTTTATGAAAAACATGGTGTTCGTCTTGGGTTCATGTCGTTCTTTACTAAAGCCGTAGTTTCAGCTTTAAAGCAATTTCCTCTGTTAAATGCCGAAATTCAAGGTGATGAATTGATTCTCAAGAAGTTTTATGACATCGGAATTGCTGTTGCAGCACCTGAAGGCTTGGTCGTACCTGTTGTACGCGGTGCAAACCAGAAGAATTTTGCGGAAATCGAACAAGATATCAGCAATCTTGGTAAAAAAGCTCGTGATAATGCCCTTACTCTTAATGATTTGCAAGGAGGAACATTTACAATTACTAACGGCGGGGTTTTTGGTTCGTTGATGTCAACACCTATCTTGAATAGTCCTCAAGTGGGGATTCTTGGTATGCATAAAATACAGACAAGACCAATAGCGATTGATCGTGAACGAATGGAAAACCATCCAATGATGTATATTGCACTTTCATATGATCATCGAATTGTGGACGGAAAAGAGGCAGTTAGCTTCCTGGCGACTGTAAAAGAATTGTTAGAAGATCCACACTCATTATTATTAGAAGGATAA
- a CDS encoding 2-oxoglutarate dehydrogenase E1 component — protein sequence MEVQNNQKNPWRKFNGPNLGYVIEQYERYTNGEDSIDPKLKELFIKWGSPLSYDLRDNEKTLNKESIESNQSVNIQKVLKVVKLLDEIRFNGHLAANMNPLEENLQHQELFTPEKYGVSEQDLKAIPVKLVWEESPEGIQTAWEAMNHLKDVYTSTLAYEFNHVQQMDERAWLTQMVETGSLHRSLSKEEQTNLLQSLTEVEGFEQFLHKTFVGQKRFSIEGVDMLVPMLNEAVHEGVGDGARNVVIGMAHRGRLSVLAHVLNKPYSKMFSEFQHSSAKQQGPSEDLVDISEGWTGDVKYHLGRDRFMEGSSKMRTRITLANNPSHLEFVDPVVEGFARAAQEERKNAGYPKQEVNRAFAILVHGDAAFPGQGIVAETLNLSGLKGYRTGGTIHIIANNMVGFTTDSHDSRSTRYSSDLAKGFEIPIVHVNADDPEACLAAVRLAYQYRNRFQKDFMIDLVGYRRFGHNEMDDPAVTQPQVYRKIMKHPTVRALYSNQLQNKGIINQEEVEQINRSVQEKLQAEYEKVEEKKQSEPFAEIEVPRVISKGIPPLETSVPLDTLRKLNKDLLKWPDGFQVYPKLKRILERRDNALEENGKVEWAVAEVLAFASMLKDGTPIRLTGQDSERGTFAQRHIVLHDSETNETYSPLHHLPEARASFAVHNSPLSEAAVVGFEYGYNVFAPETLVMWEAQYGDFANTAQPLYDQFVSSARAKWGQKSGMILLLPHGYEGQGPEHSSARPERFLQLAAENNWTVANLTSAAQYFHILRRQASILGTEFVRPLVIMTPKSLLRHPLVASSGTDLCEGHFQTVVEQPKLGKEIDKVKRLVLTTGKMAIDLAVEIDSRKENQSLGEIHIVRIEQLYPFPIEKVEAIIKRYPNLKEIVWVQEEPKNMGVWHYIAPTLFELASSDSLIFGYIGRQERSSTAGGDSTVHKQEQERIIQQALNYRSLVDIKESNKRFNF from the coding sequence ATGGAAGTACAGAATAACCAAAAAAATCCGTGGAGAAAATTCAATGGCCCAAACCTTGGCTATGTAATCGAACAATATGAACGATATACGAACGGAGAAGACTCCATTGATCCAAAATTAAAAGAACTATTTATTAAATGGGGTTCACCTTTGTCTTATGATTTAAGAGACAATGAAAAGACCCTAAATAAAGAATCTATCGAATCTAATCAATCCGTAAATATACAAAAAGTACTAAAAGTGGTAAAACTACTTGATGAAATACGTTTCAATGGTCATTTAGCAGCGAACATGAACCCATTAGAGGAAAATCTACAACATCAAGAATTGTTTACTCCTGAAAAATATGGTGTAAGTGAACAGGATTTGAAAGCGATACCAGTTAAACTTGTTTGGGAAGAGTCACCGGAAGGCATTCAAACCGCATGGGAAGCTATGAACCATTTAAAAGATGTTTATACCTCCACACTAGCCTATGAATTTAACCATGTGCAACAAATGGATGAACGAGCATGGCTCACTCAAATGGTGGAGACCGGCTCTTTGCATCGATCCTTATCTAAAGAAGAACAAACGAACTTGTTACAGTCTTTGACTGAGGTTGAAGGTTTCGAACAATTTTTGCATAAAACATTTGTCGGTCAGAAGAGATTTTCCATTGAAGGCGTTGACATGCTTGTACCTATGCTGAATGAAGCGGTACACGAAGGGGTCGGAGATGGAGCACGTAATGTTGTGATTGGAATGGCGCATCGTGGCCGTTTAAGTGTCCTTGCACATGTATTGAACAAACCATACAGCAAGATGTTCTCAGAATTTCAACATTCATCTGCTAAACAACAGGGTCCGTCAGAAGATTTAGTTGACATTAGTGAGGGCTGGACTGGTGATGTGAAATACCATTTAGGACGCGATCGATTCATGGAAGGCTCCAGTAAGATGCGCACACGAATTACCTTAGCCAATAATCCGAGTCATCTGGAATTTGTCGATCCGGTCGTCGAAGGTTTTGCAAGAGCCGCCCAAGAAGAACGAAAGAATGCCGGTTACCCTAAGCAGGAGGTTAATAGGGCGTTTGCGATTTTAGTTCATGGCGATGCAGCCTTTCCAGGTCAGGGAATTGTAGCAGAGACCTTAAATTTAAGTGGGTTAAAAGGATATCGAACAGGTGGAACCATTCATATCATTGCCAACAACATGGTCGGCTTTACGACCGATAGCCACGATTCTCGTTCGACGAGATATTCAAGCGACTTGGCAAAAGGATTTGAGATTCCGATTGTCCATGTAAATGCAGATGATCCAGAAGCCTGTCTAGCGGCAGTTCGTCTTGCCTATCAATATCGTAATAGGTTCCAAAAAGACTTCATGATTGATTTAGTTGGATACCGTCGATTTGGCCACAATGAAATGGATGATCCAGCGGTCACCCAGCCACAGGTTTACAGAAAAATTATGAAGCATCCAACTGTAAGAGCGTTGTATTCTAATCAATTACAAAATAAAGGCATAATCAATCAAGAAGAAGTTGAACAAATCAATCGAAGCGTGCAAGAAAAATTGCAGGCTGAGTATGAGAAAGTTGAAGAGAAGAAGCAGAGTGAACCCTTTGCAGAAATCGAGGTTCCGAGAGTAATTTCCAAAGGAATTCCACCGCTTGAAACAAGCGTGCCACTTGATACGCTTCGTAAATTAAATAAGGATTTACTCAAATGGCCGGATGGTTTTCAGGTTTATCCAAAATTAAAGCGAATCCTTGAGCGACGTGATAATGCACTAGAAGAGAACGGAAAGGTAGAATGGGCAGTAGCGGAAGTGCTGGCATTTGCTTCGATGTTAAAAGACGGTACGCCAATTCGTCTCACTGGCCAAGATTCTGAGCGCGGAACCTTTGCCCAACGTCACATTGTGCTCCACGATTCTGAAACAAATGAAACCTATTCACCACTGCATCATCTTCCCGAAGCTCGAGCATCGTTTGCGGTTCATAATAGCCCGCTTTCGGAAGCGGCTGTTGTAGGTTTTGAATATGGTTACAATGTATTTGCTCCTGAAACCCTTGTCATGTGGGAAGCACAATATGGCGACTTTGCCAACACAGCACAGCCGCTTTATGATCAATTTGTTTCATCTGCAAGAGCAAAATGGGGGCAAAAATCAGGAATGATTCTCTTGTTGCCTCACGGCTATGAAGGGCAAGGTCCTGAGCATTCCAGTGCCCGTCCTGAACGTTTTTTGCAGTTAGCAGCTGAAAATAATTGGACGGTTGCCAATCTGACAAGTGCGGCGCAATATTTTCATATTTTACGTCGTCAAGCATCCATCTTAGGAACAGAGTTTGTTCGTCCATTGGTGATTATGACGCCAAAGAGTCTTCTGCGTCATCCGTTAGTCGCTTCTTCTGGGACTGACCTATGCGAAGGCCATTTCCAAACAGTAGTGGAACAGCCGAAGCTTGGAAAAGAGATTGACAAGGTAAAGCGTTTAGTGTTAACAACCGGTAAGATGGCGATTGATTTGGCTGTAGAAATCGACTCAAGGAAAGAAAATCAAAGCTTAGGAGAAATACACATCGTTCGAATCGAACAATTGTATCCATTTCCAATAGAAAAAGTAGAAGCGATCATTAAGCGTTACCCGAACCTGAAGGAAATCGTGTGGGTACAGGAAGAACCGAAAAATATGGGCGTGTGGCATTATATCGCCCCAACTCTTTTTGAACTTGCTTCTTCTGACAGCCTGATATTTGGTTACATCGGTCGTCAGGAACGTTCAAGTACAGCTGGTGGCGATTCAACCGTTCATAAGCAGGAACAAGAACGTATTATTCAACAGGCTTTGAATTACAGAAGTCTAGTAGATATTAAAGAATCAAACAAGCGATTTAACTTTTAA
- a CDS encoding LysR family transcriptional regulator, with translation MDYRDWEILKVLYQQKNLTKTARLLFLTQPALTTRLKHMQEELGVKIVTRESRGVHFTPQGEYLVHCAEEALAHYEKIKENVQNMSNNESDEVVGTLKLGVSNFFANYELPYVLKLFKKQYPHVEFKVTTGWSRDVTQLIHNKDVHISFVRGDYGWRGLSKHQLFEETICIASKSEFEMKDLPRLPRIEYKGDYLLRSVIDHWWAENFAQAPFISIEVDQVDPCKEMVKNGLGYGILSSRVLTGIEDLYKIHIKDQEGKPILRRTWMYYHKESLEWNVVKAFVHFIENFDWKDN, from the coding sequence ATGGATTACCGTGACTGGGAAATACTAAAGGTACTATATCAACAAAAGAATCTTACAAAAACAGCTCGCCTCTTATTTCTTACTCAGCCAGCATTAACGACTCGCTTAAAGCATATGCAGGAAGAATTAGGTGTTAAAATCGTAACGCGTGAAAGCAGGGGAGTGCATTTTACCCCACAAGGAGAATATCTTGTCCATTGTGCTGAAGAAGCCCTTGCCCATTATGAAAAGATAAAAGAAAATGTCCAAAATATGAGTAATAATGAAAGTGACGAAGTAGTAGGTACGTTGAAATTGGGGGTATCTAATTTTTTCGCGAATTATGAACTTCCATATGTTTTGAAACTATTTAAAAAGCAATATCCTCATGTGGAATTTAAAGTAACAACGGGATGGAGCAGAGACGTAACACAACTAATACATAATAAGGATGTACATATCAGCTTTGTCCGTGGAGATTATGGCTGGCGGGGTTTATCGAAACATCAATTATTTGAGGAAACCATCTGCATTGCTTCAAAAAGTGAGTTTGAAATGAAGGACCTCCCTCGTCTTCCTAGAATCGAATATAAAGGAGATTACTTATTAAGATCTGTCATTGACCATTGGTGGGCAGAAAATTTCGCGCAAGCCCCTTTTATCAGTATAGAAGTGGACCAAGTAGATCCATGTAAGGAAATGGTTAAAAACGGTTTAGGTTATGGAATATTGTCCAGCAGGGTACTAACTGGGATAGAGGACTTATACAAAATTCACATAAAAGATCAAGAAGGAAAGCCCATTTTGCGCAGAACTTGGATGTATTATCATAAGGAATCGCTGGAATGGAATGTGGTAAAAGCTTTCGTTCATTTTATCGAGAATTTTGATTGGAAAGATAATTGA